In one window of Arachis ipaensis cultivar K30076 chromosome B06, Araip1.1, whole genome shotgun sequence DNA:
- the LOC107604962 gene encoding dnaJ homolog subfamily C member 18: protein MQSHLLTGPICGRATALPSVADASPFFSATPPISIRRRLRSWCPFIAASSSSSSSSSSSAAATGSQSLYAVLGVPITATAAEIKRAYRLLARKYHPDVSKDLQAAELFKSIRHAYEVLSNEVTRIQYDRELQYSHKPYRDKWSHSTEFEDQARIYRWANLRRKMYNERYTEHYTVDEGYYTTETDEEEDEGDLDEERGSFIEVLRSAFVIIFLFQTLGSRLSLTFSSVMALLDEKLDNGYKIGYIIAWIMGGRGGILLTMFLSFASWVCGKTSSSAVVLVIVAMWVGSYLSRYAPLPQGALLTLLYMSIKLQSDHI from the exons ATGCAGTCGCACCTTCTGACGGGACCCATCTGCGGTCGCGCTACGGCGTTGCCCTCCGTCGCGGACGCATCTCCCTTCTTCTCTGCCACTCCTCCCATCTCCATCCGCCGGCGTCTCCGCTCGTGGTGCCCATTCATAGCCGCATCATCGTCATCGTCTTCCTCCTCTTCGTCGTCGGCAGCAGCCACTGGTAGTCAGAGCTTATACGCGGTGCTCGGCGTCCCAATCACCGCCACTGCCGCTGAGATCAAACGCGCTTACCGGCTCCTGGCCCGCAAG TATCACCCTGATGTTAGCAAAGATTTACAAGCAGCTGAATTGTTCAAGAGCATCCGTCATGCATATGAA GTACTATCGAATGAAGTAACAAGAATTCAGTATGATAGAGAACTTCAGTACAGTCACAAGCCTTACAGAGATAAATGGAGTCACAGCACTGAGTTTGAAGACCAAGCAAGAATCTATAGGTGGGCCAACCTGAGGAGGAAAATGTATAATGAAAGATACACAGAGCATTACACTGTCGATGAGGGTTACTATACCACTGAAACAGATGAGGAGGAAGATGAAGGAGACTTAGACGAAGAGAGGGGCTCCTTTATTGAAGTGCTTAGATCAGCATTCGTGATTATATTTTTGTTCCAGACGTTAGGGTCCCGCCTTTCTCTCACGTTTAGCAGTGTGATGGCATTGCTGGATGAGAAGTTAGATAATGGATATAAAATTGGTTATATAATAGCATGGATTATGGGCGGAAGGGGTGGCATATTGCTAACAATGTTCTTGTCATTTGCAAGTTGGGTTTGCGGGAAAACCAGTAGTAGTGCAGTGGTACTGGTGATAGTAGCCATGTGGGTCGGCTCCTACCTCTCAAGGTATGCTCCACTTCCTCAAGGTGCTCTGTTAACActactctatatgtccattaagCTGCAATCTGATCATATATAA
- the LOC107604963 gene encoding uncharacterized protein LOC107604963, whose protein sequence is MCPLRFILIFFSAILAAYFAWTTVSSSPESDITTGHENKDKEHLSFKKMIQNGFWVFIDMASGKYLWRNLRSLNNNVEVKSS, encoded by the exons ATGTGCCCTCTAAGGTTCATATTGATCTTCTTCTCCGCCATCTTGGCTGCTTATTTTGCATGGACCACCGTGAGTTCCTCTCCAGAGAGCGACATCACCACCGGTCATGAGAACAAGGACAAGGAACATCTAAGTTTCAAAAAG ATGATTCAGAATGGATTCTGGGTATTCATAGACATGGCCAGCGGAAAGTATCTCTGGAGGAATTTGAGGTCCTTGAATAATAATGTGGAAGTAAAGAGCTCTTAA
- the LOC107604965 gene encoding uncharacterized protein LOC107604965 has translation MANQPETTSSATPIQNTEDQVASATSTVNLVDSLEKQYLKIKEHAETYPYVWASYIVVYGGFGLWAAYRWRKLRKTEDRVRNLQEKLRKLVEAEESATSTKVVEKGSTSSEKPSK, from the coding sequence ATGGCAAATCAGCCAGAAACAACAAGTTCCGCCACACCGATCCAGAATACTGAGGATCAAGTAGCAAGTGCCACTTCTACTGTGAACTTGGTAGATTCATTGGAGAAACAGTATCTCAAAATCAAAGAGCACGCAGAAACCTACCCTTACGTATGGGCTTCCTATATTGTTGTATATGGTGGCTTTGGTCTATGGGCTGCATATAGATGGAGAAAGCTCCGCAAAACCGAGGACAGAGTAAGGAATcttcaagagaaactaagaaagcTTGTTGAAGCTGAAGAATCTGCTACTTCTACCAAAGTGGTTGAAAAGGGTTCTACATCTTCTGAAAAGCCTTCCAAGTAG
- the LOC107647360 gene encoding uncharacterized protein LOC107647360, which translates to MTDHSVTPQVNPTNAKLLATNAALQTKNQHMAELAAMQNNGEEKNDKKKVNDNLHEEHQSDSNKYGHTTDKCVVAKDFLERLARQGLLDKYVTSRGQKEATRNTDKPSYTSEYKEKGTWHGPVDAPTSKGIINYISGGFAGGGATNTARKRSYWAMMTMEGSRQDTHSSALTTQIAFSISNFKSQCPNLDDPVVISICTGELMVKKVLLDPGSSANVLFYSTFRKMQLSDKALQHSTGKLVGFSGESVPVSGYVWLRTTLGEPSNSKTLDIQFLVIDCSSPYNIILECLSLNSFGAIVSTVHFCVKFPVQDNMVAIVYADHKEA; encoded by the exons ATGACGGATCATTCGGTAACTCCTCAAGTCAACCCAACCAATGCCAAACTCTTGGCTACCAATGCTGCCTTACAAACGAAAAACCAACACATGGCCGAATTAGCAGCAATGCAGAACAACGGCGAGGAAAAGAACGATAAAAAGAAAGTCAATGACAACCTCCATGAGGAGCACCAATCGGACTCGAAC AAGTACGGTCATACAACTGACAAATGTGTGGTAGCCAAAGATTTTTTGGAGAGATTAGCGAGACAAGGCTTACTGGACAAATATGTCACTTCTAGGGGacaaaaagaagcaacaagaAACACTGACAAACCAAGCTATACCTCCGAGTATAAGGAAAAAGGAACTTGGCACGGACCAGTCGATGCTCCTACCTCCAAAGGAATAATAAATTATATCTCAGGTGGTTTTGCAGGTGGAGGAGCAACTAATACGGCCAGGAAAAGAAGTTACTGGGCCATGATGACAATGGAAGGATCTCGCCAGGATACCCATTCCTCGGCTCTAACAACCCAAATCGCCTTCAGCATATCCAACTTTAAGTCACAATGCCCgaacttggatgacccagtggtGATTTCAATCTGCACAGGGGAGCTAATGGTCAAAAAGGTTCTACTGGATCCAGGAAGCAGCGCCAACGTCTTATTCTACTCCACATTTAGAAAAATGCAACTCAGCGACAAAGCATTACAGCACTCGACCGGAAAATTGGTAGGGTTCTCCGGAGAAAGTGTGCCTGTTTCAGGTTATGTATGGTTGAGAACGACACTAGGGGAGCCTTCAAACTCTAAAACTTTAGATATTCAATTTCTAGTAATTGATTGTTCTAGCCCTTACAATATCATTTTGGAATGTTTGTCCCTTAACTCTTTTGGAGCCATTGTTTCTACAGTTCATTTCTGTGTTAAGTTTCCTGTGCAGGATAACATGGTGGCAATAGTATATGCCGACCACAAAGAAGCTTGA